Sequence from the Janthinobacterium lividum genome:
GTGTCCGTCGATTTCGCTTTTTCCACGGCTTGCGCCCACATGTGGATGCCCACATAGGTCGCTTCCATCGGGTCGTTCGTCACGACCGAACCCGCGTTCGGCAGCTTTTGCGCCACGGCATACGCCTTCCACTGCTTGATGAAGGGCGTATTGACGGGGTTCTTGACGGATTCAAAGTAATTCCACGCCGCCAAGTGCCCCAGCAGGGGCTTGGTATCGATGCCGCGCAATTCTTCCTCGCCCACGGAAAACGCGACGACGGGCACGTCCGTGGCTTTCAAGCCCGCATTGCCCAGTTCCTTGTAGAACGGCACGTTGGAATCGCCATTGATGGTGGAAATGACGGCCGTCTTGCCGCCCGTGGAAAATTTCTTGATGTTGGCGACGATGGTTTGATAGTCGGCATGGCCGAACGGCGTGTAGACCTCGCTGATATCGCTATCCTTGACGCCTTTGCTTTTCAGGAAGGCGCGCAGGATCTTGTTGGTGGTGCGCGGATACACATAATCCGTGCCCAGCAGCACGAAGCGTTTGGCGCCACCGCCATCCTTGCTCATCAGGTATTCCACGGCAGGAATCGCCTGCTGGTTCGGCGCGGCGCCCGTATAAAACACATTCTTTTCCAGCTCCTCGCCCTCGTACTGGACCGGGTAAAACAGCAGGCTGTTGAGTTCCTTGAACACCGGCAAGACGGATTTGCGTGACACGGATGTCCAGCAGCCAAACACGACAGCCACTTTATCCTGCGCCACCAGCTGGCGCGCTTTTTCCGCGAACAAGGGCCAGTTCGACGCGGGATCGACGACGACGGCTTCCAGCTTCTTGCCCAGCACGCCGCCCTTGGCATTGATCTCGGCGATCGTCATCAGCGCCACATCCTTGAGCGACGTTTCGGAAATGGCCATGGTGCCCGACAGGGAGTGCAAGATGCCCACCTTGATCGTGTCGGCGGCCAAGGCTGCCTGCATGGTGGTGGACATGGCCAGGGCCAGTGCGCCGGCGGCGGCCGCTTTCAGGATGATGCGTCGTGTCATGGGGGACTCCTGTGATGGGTTCGTGGGGGTCGAGCTGGGTCTGCCATGTTGTTAAAGCAGAATGCATGCCAGCGCCAAGAGGCGTCCGCCATGGTGCAAGCGGCGCTCGCCGCACGAAAAAAAACCTGGCTGCACAAGGACTGTGCAGCCAGGTTTCAAATTGCCGTAAAACGGTGCGCAGGACGCAGCAATCCCGGCATCAATCCTTGCGCGGAGCTCCACGCAGGCGGCGCCAGCCCTTGCGGCCCAGCGGGAACAGCAGCACGAAAGCGATCAGCCACGGCAGGATGTAGGCCATGGCAGTGATGGCGTTGGCCACGCCTTCCGACAGGTTTTCCGTGAAATTGCCCAGCGCGCGCTTGACGGGCCGCCAGAACGATTGCCTGCCTTCGGCGCTGATGGCCACGTTCAACAAGTCCGTATCGATACGCTGCATCAACAGCGCATTGGCGGCCGTCGCCTGCTCCAGTTCCACTTGCACGGTGGCCAGTTCCTTGGTCACCTT
This genomic interval carries:
- the urtA gene encoding urea ABC transporter substrate-binding protein; this translates as MTRRIILKAAAAGALALAMSTTMQAALAADTIKVGILHSLSGTMAISETSLKDVALMTIAEINAKGGVLGKKLEAVVVDPASNWPLFAEKARQLVAQDKVAVVFGCWTSVSRKSVLPVFKELNSLLFYPVQYEGEELEKNVFYTGAAPNQQAIPAVEYLMSKDGGGAKRFVLLGTDYVYPRTTNKILRAFLKSKGVKDSDISEVYTPFGHADYQTIVANIKKFSTGGKTAVISTINGDSNVPFYKELGNAGLKATDVPVVAFSVGEEELRGIDTKPLLGHLAAWNYFESVKNPVNTPFIKQWKAYAVAQKLPNAGSVVTNDPMEATYVGIHMWAQAVEKAKSTDTDKVIAAMAGQSVKSPSGFTLTMDPTNHHLHKPVMIGEIKADGQFNVVWKTKEPIRAQPWSPFIKGNEGKQKL